A region of Coturnix japonica isolate 7356 chromosome 15, Coturnix japonica 2.1, whole genome shotgun sequence DNA encodes the following proteins:
- the HVCN1 gene encoding voltage-gated hydrogen channel 1: MSRYLKHFTVVGDDPVQWSNDYQKWEEEEEDNGEKDSEIKLEPSRGRVTFQDVMKKLFSSRRFQIVVVFLVIVDALLVLGELLMDLKIIHPDKYHIAPKVFHYLSLSILTIFLVEVGFKIFVYGREFFHHKFEVLDSIVVVVSFILDLVLLFREHEFEAVGLLILLRLWRVARIINGIILSVKTRSEQQVSKLKQVNLKLATKVEQLQHSCVEKEQEIERLTRMLKQHGLISEQT; the protein is encoded by the exons ATGTCCCGGTACCTGAAGCACTTCACGGTGGTGGGGGATGATCCCGTCCAGTGGAGCAACGATTACCAGAaatgggaggaagaggaggaggacaaTGGGGAGAAGGACTCGGAGATCAAATTGGAGCCGTCCCGTGGTCGCGTCACCTTCCAAGATGTGATGAAGAAGCTCTTCAGTTCACGCAGGTTTCAG ATTGTCGTTGTCTTCTTGGTCATCGTGGATGCCTTGCTGGTCCTTGGGGAACTGCTGATGGACTTGAAGATCATCCATCCGGACAAGTATCACATAGCCCCAAAG GTTTTCCACTACCTTTCCCTGTCTATTCTCACCATCTTCCTGGTTGAGGTGGGGTTTAAAATCTTTGTTTACGGCCGGGAGTTCTTCCACCACAAGTTCGAAGTGCTGGACAGCATCGTTGTGGTCGTGTCCTTCATCCTTGACCTCGTCCTCCTCTTTCGGGAGCACGAGTTTGAAGCCGTGGGGCTCCTGATTCTGCTGCGGCTGTGGCGTGTGGCCAGGATCATCAATG GAATAATTCTATCGGTGAAGACCCGCTCTGAACAACAAGTGTCCAAGCTAAAGCAGGTGAACCTGAAACTCGCAACAAAGGTTGAACAACTTCAACACAGCTGTGTGGAGAAG GAGCAAGAAATCGAGAGGCTTACCAGGATGTTAAAGCAGCACGGGCTCATCAGTGAGCAAACGTAG
- the PPP1CC gene encoding serine/threonine-protein phosphatase PP1-gamma catalytic subunit translates to MADIDKLNIDSIIQRLLEVRGSKPGKNVQLQENEIRGLCLKSREIFLSQPILLELEAPLKICGDIHGQYYDLLRLFEYGGFPPESNYLFLGDYVDRGKQSLETICLLLAYKIKYPENFFLLRGNHECASINRIYGFYDECKRRYNIKLWKTFTDCFNCLPIAAIVDEKIFCCHGGLSPDLQSMEQIRRIMRPTDVPDQGLLCDLLWSDPDKDVLGWGENDRGVSFTFGAEVVAKFLHKHDLDLICRAHQVVEDGYEFFAKRQLVTLFSAPNYCGEFDNAGAMMSVDETLMCSFQILKPAEKKKPNASRPVTPPRSMITKQAKK, encoded by the exons TGAGAGGATCAAAACCAGGTAAAAATGTCCAGCTTCAGGAGAATGAAATCAGAGGACTGTGCTTGAAATCCAGAGAGATTTTTCTCAGTCAGCCTATTCTGCTAGAACTTGAAGCTCCACTGAAAATATGTG GTGACATCCATGGACAATACTATGACTTGCTTCGGCTCTTTGAATATGGAGGCTTTCCACCAGAGAGCAACTACCTATTCCTTGGTGACTATGTTGACAGAGGAAAGCAGTCTTTAGAAACAATTTGTCTTCTATTGGCCTACAAAATTAAATACCCGGAGaactttttcctcctcagaggGAACCATGAATGTGCCAGCATTAATAGAATTTATGGATTTTATGATGAAT GTAAGAGAAGATACAACATCAAGCTGTGGAAAACCTTCACCGATTGTTTTAACTGTTTACCAATTGCAGCAATTGTGGATGAGAAGATATTCTGCTGTCACGGAG GTTTGTCACCAGACCTTCAGTCAATGGAACAGATCAGACGAATTATGCGTCCCACTGATGTACCTGACCAAGGTCTTCTTTGTGATCTCCTGTGGTCTGACCCTGACAAAGATGTCTTAGGATGGGGTGAAAATGACAGAGGAGTGTCCTTTACTTTTGGAGCTGAAGTGGTTGCTAAGTTTCTCCATAAACATGATTTGGATCTCATATGTAGAGCTCATCAG GTTGTGGAAGATGGATACGAGTTCTTTGCAAAAAGACAGTTGGTAACTCTCTTTTCTGCCCCAAATTACTGTGGAGAGTTTGATAACGCAGGTGCCATGATGAGCGTGGATGAAACCTTAATGTGTTCTTTTCAG ATCCTGAAACCCGCGGAGAAGAAAAAGCCCAACGCCAGCAGACCTGTAACGCCTCCCAGGAGTATGATCACAAAGCAAGCCAAGAAATAG